The following coding sequences lie in one Rutidosis leptorrhynchoides isolate AG116_Rl617_1_P2 chromosome 6, CSIRO_AGI_Rlap_v1, whole genome shotgun sequence genomic window:
- the LOC139852731 gene encoding uncharacterized protein, which yields MATEGGVSDHPIINEEVKEEVKAVETKPTEEVKIEEPPCVTKETTGENKFEPVTVEEVKKVDEEVTPTSEVIVADKVIELPEVAVEETSKTEDMAMDTDTKVPVVEVEEKKTETVKLEPLTEVPAVKEDEKITETVKVEKEKITDEISVPAVDLEKTEEKKEETDTKSAVVEDVKKEPEVVPEVVKCSDTKEVEPIVSVQEASTEINKKEDLKQELAEKVVEIADKNLDEQVVVKEPEVTEDNKSVPADEITIKNKDEPKGECAKETVETKEIPDKEFETIKIEEVVTDVKKDEEKAEEKKDSSTNKTVENGTQESTKEEGPEKPALEPVKTESKEEKTSEETKSTPKEEDKTTPKSGGGLMGKVKKSFFKAKKAITGKNNTATATASKPAETKEDEKA from the exons ATGGCGACCGAAGGTGGTGTATCCGATCATCCTATTATCAACGAG GAAGTCAAAGAGGAGGTCAAAGCAGTTGAAACTAAGCCTACAGAGGAAGTGAAGATCGAAGAACCGCCCTGTGTAACTAAAGAAACAACCGGCGAAAACAAATTTGAACCCGTAACAGTTGAAGAAGTAAAGAAAGTTGACGAAGAAGTAACACCAACAAGTGAAGTAATCGTTGCTGATAAAGTTATAGAATTACCAGAAGTTGCAGTAGAAGAAACTTCGAAAACTGAAGATATGGCTATGGACACTGATACTAAAGTGCCTGTTGTTGAAGTAGAagaaaagaaaacagaaactgTTAAACTTGAGCCTTTAACTGAAGTTCCTGCAGTTAAAGAAGACGAAAAGATAACTGAAACTGTTaaagtcgaaaaagaaaagataacAGACGAGATTAGCGTTCCTGCAGTTGACTTGGAGAAAACTGAGGAAAAAAAGGAAGAAACCGACACGAAAAGTGCAGTAGTTGAAGATGTTAAAAAGGAACCTGAAGTTGTACCGGAAGTGGTAAAATGTTCGGATACTAAAGAAGTTGAACCAATAGTTAGTGTTCAAGAAGCGTCGACCGAAATTAATAAAAAGGAAGATTTGAAACAAGAACTTGCAGAAAAAGTCGTTGAGATTGCTGATAAGAATCTGGACGAACAAGTGGTTGTTAAAGAACCCGAAGTTACTGAAGACAATAAATCTGTTCCTGCAGATGAGATTACTATAAAAAACAAAGATGAACCGAAAGGAGAATGCGCTAAAGAAACTGTTGAAACTAAAGAGATCCCTGATAAGGAATTTGAGACTATAAAGATTGAAGAAGTTGTAACTGATGTGAAAAAAGATGAAGAAAAAGCAGAAGAAAAAAAGGATTCGAGTACCAACAAAACTGTCGAAAATGGGACACAAGAAAGTACTAAAGAAGAAGGACCTGAGAAGCCTGCATTGGAGCCGGTCAAAACTGAGTCAAAGGAAGAGAAAACAAGCGAAGAAACAAAATCAACACCGAAAGAAGAAGATAAAACTACACCAAAATCGGGGGGTGGTCTAATGGGAAAAGTGAAGAAATCGTTCTTTAAGGCAAAGAAAGCTATCACCGGTAAAAATAATACGGCCACAGCCACGGCCAGCAAGCCTGCTGAAACGAAAGAAGACGAAAAAGCTTAA